A genomic stretch from Enterobacter oligotrophicus includes:
- a CDS encoding dimethyl sulfoxide reductase anchor subunit family protein yields the protein MGSGWHEWPLVIFTVFGQCVAGALIVSGFAWFKEKDEAIKLRIVRSMFFLWVVMAIGFLASVLHLGSPLRAFNSLNRVGASALSNEIAAGSVFFAVGGFWWLVSVIGKMPAALGKIWMIVSQVLGIVFVWAMTRVYQIDTVPTWYTGYTTLAFFLTLVLGGPLFAALLLRVAGASFKGTRTAALSALALLISVAVIVLQSNDLATIHSSVQQASALLPDYGSLQIWRLVLVAAGLGCWLCPLIRRQEPKTLGLCAGVVLVVLGELIGRGLFYGLHMTTGVAIAG from the coding sequence ATGGGAAGTGGATGGCATGAATGGCCGCTGGTGATCTTCACCGTCTTTGGGCAATGCGTGGCCGGCGCGTTAATCGTAAGCGGCTTTGCCTGGTTCAAAGAAAAAGACGAGGCGATAAAATTACGCATTGTACGTAGCATGTTCTTTCTCTGGGTGGTGATGGCGATTGGCTTTTTGGCCTCGGTGCTGCATCTCGGTTCGCCGCTACGCGCATTTAACTCCCTGAACCGCGTCGGTGCCTCAGCGCTCAGTAATGAGATCGCCGCAGGTTCCGTTTTCTTTGCCGTCGGCGGATTCTGGTGGCTGGTCTCCGTCATCGGTAAAATGCCCGCAGCTCTGGGGAAAATCTGGATGATCGTCAGCCAGGTTCTGGGGATTGTCTTTGTCTGGGCCATGACCCGTGTGTATCAAATCGATACCGTGCCAACCTGGTATACAGGTTACACCACGCTGGCCTTCTTCCTGACGCTGGTTCTGGGAGGGCCGCTGTTTGCCGCTCTGTTACTTCGCGTCGCCGGAGCGAGTTTTAAAGGCACACGTACCGCAGCGCTAAGCGCGCTGGCGTTGTTAATCAGCGTGGCTGTCATTGTGCTGCAAAGTAACGATCTGGCGACGATCCACAGCTCGGTTCAGCAGGCAAGCGCCCTGCTACCTGATTATGGTTCATTGCAGATCTGGCGTCTCGTGCTGGTCGCCGCCGGATTAGGCTGCTGGCTGTGCCCGCTTATTCGTCGTCAGGAGCCAAAAACCCTCGGCCTTTGTGCAGGTGTGGTACTGGTGGTGCTGGGTGAGCTGATTGGCCGTGGGCTATTCTATGGACTGCACATGACCACAGGTGTGGCAATTGCGGGTTAA
- a CDS encoding DMSO/selenate family reductase complex B subunit gives MTTQYGFFIDSSRCTGCKTCELACKDYKDLTPDVSFRRIYEYAGGDWQEDNGVWHQNVFAYYLSIACNHCEDPACTKVCPSGAMHKRDDGFVVVDEDVCIGCRYCHMACPYGAPQYNAAKGHMTKCDGCHTRVADGKKPICVESCPLRALDFGPIDELRKKHGQLAAVAPLPSAHFTKPGIVIKPNANSRPTGDTTGYLANPKEV, from the coding sequence ATGACAACCCAGTATGGATTTTTCATTGATTCCAGCCGTTGTACCGGTTGCAAAACCTGCGAGCTGGCCTGTAAAGATTACAAAGACTTAACGCCGGATGTCAGTTTCCGTCGTATTTATGAATACGCGGGCGGTGACTGGCAGGAGGACAACGGCGTCTGGCATCAGAACGTCTTTGCCTATTACCTGTCGATTGCCTGTAACCACTGCGAAGATCCGGCGTGTACCAAAGTCTGCCCGAGCGGTGCGATGCACAAGCGCGACGACGGTTTTGTGGTGGTGGATGAAGATGTCTGCATCGGCTGTCGCTACTGCCATATGGCCTGCCCGTACGGCGCGCCGCAGTACAATGCCGCCAAAGGGCATATGACCAAGTGCGATGGCTGCCACACCCGCGTGGCGGACGGTAAAAAGCCGATCTGCGTGGAATCCTGCCCGCTGCGTGCGCTGGACTTTGGCCCGATAGACGAACTGCGCAAAAAACACGGCCAGCTTGCTGCGGTGGCACCGCTGCCGTCCGCGCACTTCACGAAGCCGGGCATTGTGATTAAACCTAACGCCAACAGCCGCCCGACGGGTGACACCACCGGCTATCTGGCAAACCCGAAGGAGGTGTGA
- the ynfE gene encoding selenate/tellurate reductase subunit YnfE — protein sequence MSDVEHHGGISRRTLVKSTAISSLALAAGGLSLPFGLKSAAAAVQNAMQPAEDKVVWGACSVNCGSRCALRLHVRDDEVYWVETDNTGDDIYGNHQVRACLRGRSIRRRINHPDRLNYPMKRVGKRGEGKFERISWEEALDTIAHSLKGVVDKYGNEAVYINYSSGIVGGNITRSSPYASLVARLMNCYGGFLSHYGTYSTAQIACAMPYTYGSNEGNSTSDIENTKLVVMFGNNPAETRMSGGGITYYLEQARERSNARMIVIDPRYTDTAAGREDEWIPIRPGTDAALVSALAWVLITENLVDQPFLDKYCVGYDEKTLPEGAPANGHYKAWVLGQGDDNTAKTPEWAARITGIPADRIIKLAREIGSAKPAYICQGWGPQRQANGEQTSRAIAMLPILTGNVGINGGNSGARESTYTITIERMPLPDNPVKTQISCFSWTDAIARGPEMTALRDGVRGKDKLDVPIKFIWNYAGNTIINQHSDINKTHDILQDESKCEMIVVIDNFMTSSAKYADILLPDLMTVEQEDIIPNDYAGNMGYLIFLQPVTAPKFERKPIYWIMSEVAKRLGPDIHQRFTEGRTQEQWLQYLYAKMLEKDPQLPSYDALKKMGIYKRKDPAGHFVAYKKFRDDPDANPLKTPSGKIEIYSSKLATIAATWELEKDETITPLPVYASTFDGWDAPERSKFPLQMFGFHFKARTHSSYGNVDVLQAACRQEVWLNPLDADKRGIKNGDMVRVFNDRGEVRIPAKVTPRIMPGVSAMGQGAWHDADMNGDRIDHGSCINTLTTHRPSPLAKGNPQHTNLVQIEKV from the coding sequence ATGTCCGATGTTGAACATCACGGCGGGATTAGCCGTCGAACTCTGGTTAAATCCACCGCAATAAGTTCACTGGCGCTTGCCGCCGGAGGGCTGTCATTACCGTTTGGTTTGAAAAGTGCCGCTGCCGCGGTGCAAAACGCCATGCAACCGGCTGAAGATAAAGTCGTCTGGGGTGCCTGCTCTGTAAACTGCGGGAGCCGTTGCGCGCTGCGCCTTCACGTGCGTGATGACGAAGTATACTGGGTCGAAACCGACAATACCGGTGATGATATTTACGGCAACCACCAGGTGCGCGCCTGCCTGCGCGGTCGTTCCATTCGCCGCCGCATCAACCACCCGGACCGTCTGAACTACCCGATGAAGCGCGTGGGGAAACGGGGTGAAGGTAAGTTCGAGCGCATCTCCTGGGAAGAAGCGCTGGATACGATCGCCCACAGCCTGAAAGGTGTGGTAGACAAATACGGCAACGAAGCGGTCTACATTAACTACTCATCCGGAATTGTTGGCGGCAATATCACCCGCTCCTCCCCTTATGCTTCGCTGGTGGCACGTCTGATGAATTGCTACGGCGGTTTTTTAAGCCACTATGGAACCTACAGTACCGCGCAAATCGCCTGCGCGATGCCTTACACCTACGGCAGTAATGAGGGCAACAGCACCTCGGATATCGAAAACACAAAACTGGTGGTGATGTTCGGCAACAATCCGGCGGAAACGCGTATGAGCGGCGGCGGGATTACCTATTACCTTGAACAGGCGCGTGAACGTTCTAATGCGCGGATGATTGTTATCGATCCACGCTATACCGACACTGCCGCAGGCCGTGAGGACGAGTGGATACCTATCCGTCCGGGGACGGACGCCGCGCTGGTAAGCGCGCTTGCGTGGGTCTTGATCACCGAAAACCTTGTCGACCAGCCTTTCCTCGATAAATACTGCGTCGGCTACGATGAAAAAACGCTGCCGGAAGGTGCGCCAGCAAACGGACACTACAAAGCCTGGGTCCTCGGTCAGGGTGATGACAACACGGCCAAAACGCCGGAGTGGGCCGCCCGCATTACCGGCATTCCTGCAGACAGAATCATTAAGCTGGCTCGCGAAATCGGCTCCGCTAAACCGGCCTACATTTGCCAGGGCTGGGGTCCACAGCGCCAGGCCAACGGTGAGCAAACCTCTCGCGCCATCGCAATGCTGCCGATCCTCACCGGTAATGTGGGGATCAACGGCGGGAACAGCGGCGCGCGTGAATCCACCTACACCATCACCATCGAACGTATGCCGTTACCGGATAACCCGGTGAAAACGCAGATCTCCTGTTTTAGCTGGACAGATGCCATCGCCCGTGGCCCGGAAATGACCGCCCTGCGCGATGGTGTGCGCGGCAAAGACAAGCTGGATGTGCCGATCAAGTTCATCTGGAACTACGCCGGTAACACCATCATTAACCAGCACTCCGATATCAATAAAACTCACGACATTTTGCAGGACGAGAGCAAGTGCGAAATGATCGTGGTGATCGACAACTTCATGACCTCATCGGCAAAATATGCCGATATTCTGCTGCCGGATTTAATGACCGTTGAGCAGGAAGACATCATTCCTAACGATTATGCAGGCAATATGGGCTATCTGATTTTCCTGCAGCCCGTTACCGCGCCGAAGTTTGAGCGTAAACCAATCTACTGGATCATGAGCGAGGTGGCGAAACGCCTCGGGCCGGATATCCACCAGCGTTTCACCGAAGGCCGGACTCAGGAACAGTGGTTGCAGTATCTGTACGCCAAAATGCTCGAAAAAGATCCGCAACTGCCGTCCTATGACGCGCTGAAAAAAATGGGCATCTACAAGCGCAAAGATCCGGCTGGACACTTTGTGGCTTATAAGAAATTCCGCGATGACCCGGACGCGAATCCATTAAAAACCCCGTCGGGTAAGATTGAGATTTACTCCAGCAAGCTGGCAACTATCGCTGCCACCTGGGAGCTGGAAAAAGATGAAACGATCACCCCACTGCCCGTTTATGCCTCCACCTTTGACGGCTGGGATGCCCCTGAGCGCAGCAAATTCCCGCTACAGATGTTCGGTTTCCACTTCAAGGCCCGCACGCATTCCAGCTACGGCAATGTCGATGTCCTTCAGGCCGCCTGCCGCCAGGAAGTCTGGCTTAACCCGCTTGATGCCGACAAACGCGGCATTAAGAACGGTGATATGGTCCGCGTCTTTAACGATCGCGGCGAGGTGCGTATTCCGGCGAAAGTTACGCCACGCATCATGCCCGGCGTGAGTGCGATGGGCCAGGGAGCCTGGCACGACGCTGACATGAACGGCGATCGCATTGATCACGGTTCGTGCATCAACACGTTAACCACGCACCGCCCGTCACCGCTGGCGAAAGGCAACCCGCAGCACACGAACCTGGTGCAGATCGAGAAGGTGTAA
- a CDS encoding DUF1161 domain-containing protein, translating to MKRLTWITALLMLSASPAVLAAPDSCERVKSDIQQKIINNGVPESGFTLNIVPNDQADQPDAQVVGHCANDTFKILYTRTSSGNYPVSGAGTQDNAPAEPQ from the coding sequence ATGAAACGGTTAACCTGGATTACCGCCCTGCTGATGTTGAGTGCATCACCGGCCGTACTGGCTGCCCCCGATTCCTGCGAGCGCGTGAAAAGCGACATCCAGCAGAAGATCATTAACAACGGCGTGCCGGAGTCCGGCTTTACGCTCAACATCGTCCCTAACGATCAGGCCGATCAGCCTGATGCACAGGTGGTTGGGCATTGTGCCAATGATACCTTCAAAATTTTGTACACCCGCACAAGTAGCGGTAACTATCCGGTCAGCGGCGCGGGTACTCAGGATAACGCCCCCGCTGAACCACAATGA
- a CDS encoding YnfC family lipoprotein, translating to MVLVGCDNNSAPLSFTPEMASFSNEFDFDPLRGPVKDFTQTLFNDKGEVSKRVTGTLSTEGCFDTLELHDLEANTGVALVLDANYYLDAETQQQKVKLQGKCQLAELPSAGVTWDTDDNGFVVAAHGKEMEVKYRYDTDGYPLGKTTVSGDQHLSVQSTPSKDLRKRMDYTAVSVLNDKPMGNVKQSCDYDRHNNPVSCDLVIVDDSVKPAIERKYTIKNSIDYY from the coding sequence ATGGTACTGGTGGGATGTGATAACAATTCCGCGCCGTTGTCATTTACGCCGGAAATGGCCAGCTTCTCAAACGAATTTGACTTTGATCCTCTGCGCGGACCGGTCAAAGACTTTACCCAGACCCTGTTTAACGACAAGGGGGAGGTCTCAAAACGCGTGACCGGCACCCTGTCGACGGAAGGGTGTTTCGATACCCTGGAGCTGCACGATCTGGAGGCCAATACCGGCGTCGCACTGGTACTGGATGCGAACTATTATCTTGATGCTGAAACCCAGCAGCAGAAAGTGAAGCTGCAGGGGAAATGCCAGCTTGCGGAATTACCTTCAGCGGGTGTGACGTGGGACACCGACGACAATGGCTTCGTGGTGGCGGCGCACGGTAAAGAGATGGAAGTCAAATATCGCTACGACACCGACGGCTATCCGCTGGGCAAAACGACCGTATCCGGAGATCAACACTTATCCGTCCAGTCGACGCCATCAAAGGATCTGCGTAAACGAATGGATTACACGGCGGTGAGTGTGCTGAACGATAAACCAATGGGCAATGTGAAGCAGAGCTGCGACTACGACAGGCATAACAACCCGGTGAGCTGCGATCTGGTGATCGTCGATGACAGCGTAAAACCTGCCATTGAGCGCAAATACACCATTAAAAACAGCATTGATTACTATTGA
- the speG gene encoding spermidine N1-acetyltransferase: MADISDVKLRPLEREDLRFVHQLDNNASVMRYWFEEPYEAFVELSDLYDKHIHDQSERRFVVECEGEKAGLVELVEINHVHRRAEFQIIISPEHQGKGLATRAAKLAMDYGFNVLNLYKLYLIVDKENEKAIHIYRKLGFMVEGELIHEFFINGEYRNTIRMCIFQHQHLAGHKSSGASLLKPTAQ, from the coding sequence ATGGCTGATATATCAGACGTTAAACTTCGTCCGCTGGAGCGCGAGGATCTGCGCTTCGTCCACCAGCTCGACAACAATGCCAGTGTGATGCGCTACTGGTTCGAAGAGCCTTACGAGGCGTTTGTCGAGCTGTCCGATCTTTATGACAAACACATTCACGATCAAAGCGAACGTCGTTTTGTGGTGGAGTGCGAAGGTGAAAAAGCCGGTCTGGTCGAACTGGTTGAGATTAACCACGTTCATCGTCGGGCAGAGTTCCAGATCATTATTTCCCCGGAACATCAGGGAAAAGGTCTCGCCACACGGGCGGCAAAGCTGGCGATGGATTACGGATTTAACGTCCTGAATCTCTACAAGCTCTACCTCATCGTGGATAAAGAGAACGAAAAAGCGATCCACATTTACCGTAAACTGGGCTTTATGGTAGAGGGCGAACTGATCCATGAGTTCTTTATCAATGGCGAGTATCGCAACACCATTCGCATGTGCATCTTCCAGCATCAACATCTGGCCGGGCATAAATCGTCAGGTGCCAGCCTGCTGAAACCGACCGCGCAGTAA
- a CDS encoding DUF1283 family protein: MTTLSKRLCLTALLALSTFTFAAAATAETSKLIIESGDSAQSRQNAAMDKEQWNDTRSLRQKVNKRAEKEWDKEDVAFDARDKCQQSANVNAYWEPNTLRCLDRRTGRTVAP, translated from the coding sequence ATGACTACATTAAGCAAACGCCTTTGTCTGACAGCGCTGCTCGCGCTGTCAACGTTCACCTTTGCCGCAGCAGCGACTGCCGAAACCAGCAAGCTCATTATTGAATCTGGTGACAGTGCGCAAAGCCGTCAGAACGCCGCCATGGACAAAGAACAATGGAATGACACCCGCAGCCTTCGTCAGAAAGTGAACAAACGTGCTGAAAAAGAGTGGGATAAAGAAGATGTCGCCTTTGATGCGCGTGATAAGTGCCAGCAAAGTGCTAACGTCAATGCCTACTGGGAGCCAAACACCCTGCGCTGCCTGGATCGTCGTACCGGCCGCACGGTTGCACCTTAA
- a CDS encoding YnfA family protein, whose translation MFKTTLLFFATALCEIIGCFLPWLWLKKGGTVLLLVPAGVALALFVWLLTLHPAASGRVYAAYGGVYVCTALLWLRVVDGVKLSVYDWAGAGVALCGMLIIVAGWGRA comes from the coding sequence ATGTTCAAAACGACACTGTTATTTTTTGCCACCGCGCTGTGTGAAATCATCGGTTGCTTTTTACCCTGGCTCTGGCTGAAGAAGGGGGGAACGGTGCTGCTGCTTGTCCCGGCGGGTGTGGCTCTGGCGCTGTTTGTCTGGCTGTTAACGCTGCATCCGGCCGCCAGCGGGCGGGTCTATGCTGCTTATGGCGGCGTGTATGTCTGCACAGCGCTGCTATGGCTGCGCGTGGTCGATGGCGTCAAACTTAGCGTATACGACTGGGCTGGTGCAGGGGTTGCGCTGTGCGGCATGCTGATCATTGTGGCAGGCTGGGGGCGCGCTTAA
- the rspA gene encoding starvation-sensing protein RspA — protein MKIVGAEVFVTCPGRNFVTLKITTDEGIVGLGDATLNGRELSVASYLKDHLCPQLIGRDAHRIEDIWQFFYKGAYWRRGPVTMSAISAVDMALWDIKAKAANMPLYQLLGGASREGVMVYCHTTGHTIDDVLEDYARHKEMGFKAIRVQCGVPGMKTTYGMSKGKGLAYEPATKGNWPEEQLWSTEKYLDFTPKLFDAVRSKFGFHEHLLHDMHHRLTPIEAARFGKSIEEFRMFWMEDPTPAENQECFRLIRQHTVTPIAVGEVFNSIWDCKQLIEEQLIDYIRTTITHAGGITGMRRIADFASLYQVRTGSHGPSDLSPICHAAALHFDLWVPNFGVQEYMGYSEQMLEVFPHSWSFDNGYMHPGDKPGLGIEFDEKLAAKYPYDPAYLPVARLEDGTLWNW, from the coding sequence ATGAAGATTGTCGGGGCTGAAGTTTTTGTTACCTGCCCAGGGCGTAACTTTGTCACCCTAAAAATCACCACCGACGAGGGGATCGTCGGTCTTGGTGATGCCACACTGAACGGACGTGAACTCTCCGTTGCCTCTTACCTGAAAGACCACCTCTGCCCGCAGCTGATTGGCCGCGATGCGCACCGTATCGAAGATATCTGGCAGTTCTTCTACAAAGGCGCTTACTGGCGTCGCGGCCCGGTCACTATGTCGGCGATCTCCGCTGTGGATATGGCGCTGTGGGATATCAAAGCGAAAGCCGCCAACATGCCGCTGTACCAGCTTTTGGGCGGCGCATCCCGCGAAGGGGTGATGGTCTATTGCCACACAACCGGCCACACCATTGATGACGTGCTGGAAGATTACGCCCGTCACAAAGAGATGGGCTTTAAGGCTATCCGTGTTCAGTGCGGTGTGCCAGGGATGAAAACCACCTACGGCATGTCCAAAGGGAAAGGGCTGGCCTATGAGCCTGCCACCAAAGGTAACTGGCCGGAAGAGCAGCTCTGGTCTACTGAGAAGTACCTCGACTTCACGCCGAAACTGTTTGATGCGGTGCGCAGCAAATTTGGTTTCCATGAACATTTGCTACACGACATGCACCACCGCCTGACGCCTATCGAAGCGGCGCGCTTTGGTAAAAGCATTGAAGAGTTCCGCATGTTCTGGATGGAAGATCCAACCCCTGCGGAAAACCAGGAATGTTTCCGTCTCATCCGCCAGCACACCGTTACGCCGATCGCCGTGGGCGAGGTGTTCAACAGCATCTGGGACTGCAAACAGCTTATCGAAGAACAGCTTATCGACTACATCCGCACCACCATTACTCATGCGGGCGGCATCACGGGGATGCGTCGTATTGCGGACTTCGCCTCACTCTACCAGGTGCGTACCGGTTCACACGGCCCGTCAGATCTGTCGCCGATTTGCCACGCTGCCGCGCTGCATTTCGACCTGTGGGTGCCGAACTTTGGCGTACAGGAATATATGGGCTACTCCGAGCAGATGCTGGAAGTCTTCCCGCACAGCTGGAGCTTCGACAACGGCTATATGCACCCAGGCGATAAACCAGGGCTGGGCATTGAGTTTGACGAAAAACTGGCGGCGAAATATCCATACGACCCGGCTTACCTGCCCGTAGCTCGCCTTGAAGATGGCACCCTGTGGAACTGGTAA
- a CDS encoding Zn-dependent oxidoreductase, which translates to MKSVVIQQPNELAIEERPLPEPAAGDVRVKITLAGICGSDSHIYRGHNPFAKYPRVIGHEFFGVIDAVGEGVERSRLGQRVSVDPVISCGHCYPCSVGKPNVCTSLVVLGVHRDGGFSEYAVVPAKNAWPIPDAISDKHAVMVEPFTIAANVTGQAKPTEQDVALIYGAGPMGLVTVQALKGVYKVKQVIVVDRIDERLAMAQRSGADWVFNNGEQPLQAALEEKGIKPTLIIDAACHPSILQEAIALASPAARIVLMGFSSDSSQIVQQGITGKELSIFSSRLNANKFPVVIDWLEKGLIDPEKLITHTFDYHHVTDAIELFEKDQRQCCKVLLTFG; encoded by the coding sequence ATGAAAAGCGTAGTCATTCAACAGCCGAACGAACTGGCAATTGAAGAACGCCCGCTCCCTGAGCCTGCCGCCGGGGACGTGCGCGTCAAAATCACGCTGGCGGGGATCTGCGGTTCAGACAGCCATATTTACCGTGGTCATAACCCGTTTGCCAAATACCCGCGCGTCATCGGCCATGAGTTCTTCGGCGTGATTGATGCCGTAGGCGAGGGCGTTGAGCGTTCCCGCCTGGGCCAGCGCGTTTCGGTCGATCCGGTGATCAGCTGCGGCCACTGTTACCCATGCTCGGTGGGTAAACCCAACGTCTGTACCTCGCTGGTGGTGCTGGGTGTTCACCGTGACGGCGGTTTCAGCGAATATGCCGTGGTTCCGGCAAAAAACGCCTGGCCTATTCCGGATGCTATTTCAGACAAACACGCCGTAATGGTGGAGCCGTTTACCATTGCTGCGAACGTGACGGGCCAGGCAAAGCCAACGGAGCAGGATGTTGCGCTGATCTACGGCGCAGGTCCGATGGGGCTGGTCACCGTACAGGCGCTGAAAGGCGTCTACAAGGTGAAGCAGGTTATCGTGGTCGACCGGATTGACGAGCGGCTGGCGATGGCGCAGCGCAGCGGCGCGGATTGGGTATTTAACAATGGCGAACAGCCGTTACAGGCTGCCCTGGAAGAAAAAGGGATCAAACCGACGTTAATTATTGATGCCGCCTGTCATCCGTCGATTCTGCAGGAGGCGATCGCGCTGGCTTCGCCGGCGGCACGTATCGTGCTGATGGGCTTTTCCAGTGACTCAAGCCAGATTGTCCAGCAGGGGATCACCGGGAAAGAGCTGTCGATATTCTCCTCGCGCCTGAACGCCAACAAATTCCCGGTCGTTATCGACTGGCTGGAAAAGGGGCTGATCGACCCGGAAAAACTGATTACCCATACCTTTGACTATCACCACGTAACAGACGCAATCGAACTGTTTGAAAAAGACCAGCGGCAGTGCTGCAAAGTCTTGCTCACGTTCGGCTAA
- a CDS encoding MFS transporter, protein MTQAQPQRTTSDLVKAAVSGWLGTALEFMDFQLYSLGAALVFHEIFFPEQSAAMALILAMGTYGAGYIARIVGAFIFGRMGDSIGRKKVLFITITMMGICTTLIGVLPTYAQIGIFAPVLLVTLRIIQGLGAGAEISGAGTMLAEYAPKGKRGIISSLVAMGTNCGTLSATAIWAVMFFALDREELVAWGWRVPFLASVVVMIFAIWLRMNLKESPVFEKVNDADAATPAVAQETSLGAMFRSKSFWLATGLRFGQAGNSGLIQTFLAGYLVQSLLFDKAIPTDALMISSILGFISIPLLGWLSDKVGRRLPYIILNISAIILAYPMLSIIVDKSYAPGVIMMSIIVIHNVAVLGLFALENITMAEMFGSRNRFTRMAISKEAGGLVAVGFGPVLAGIFCNMTGSWWPIVAMLVAYSLIGLISAVLMPEVRDRDLSEAEDAAEAKAHKGKAGENQKYGALL, encoded by the coding sequence ATGACTCAAGCACAACCTCAAAGAACGACTTCAGATCTGGTGAAAGCCGCCGTTTCTGGCTGGCTGGGCACCGCTCTGGAGTTTATGGATTTCCAGCTCTACTCGCTGGGCGCTGCTTTGGTATTCCATGAAATCTTCTTCCCTGAACAGTCAGCTGCAATGGCGCTGATTCTGGCGATGGGGACCTACGGCGCGGGCTATATTGCGCGTATCGTCGGAGCCTTTATTTTCGGCAGAATGGGCGACAGTATCGGTCGTAAGAAGGTGCTGTTTATCACCATTACCATGATGGGGATCTGTACCACGCTGATCGGTGTGCTGCCGACCTATGCGCAGATTGGGATTTTCGCGCCGGTGCTACTGGTGACGCTGCGTATTATTCAGGGGCTGGGTGCAGGGGCGGAAATCTCCGGTGCGGGAACCATGCTGGCGGAGTATGCGCCGAAAGGGAAACGCGGCATCATCTCGTCGCTGGTGGCGATGGGGACTAACTGCGGGACGCTGAGCGCGACGGCGATTTGGGCGGTTATGTTTTTTGCCCTCGATCGTGAAGAGCTGGTTGCCTGGGGCTGGCGTGTGCCTTTCCTCGCAAGCGTGGTGGTGATGATTTTTGCCATCTGGCTGCGAATGAACCTCAAAGAGAGCCCGGTATTTGAAAAGGTGAACGATGCTGACGCGGCGACACCAGCGGTTGCGCAGGAGACATCCCTGGGGGCAATGTTCAGAAGCAAATCCTTCTGGCTGGCGACCGGCTTGCGCTTTGGTCAGGCGGGCAATTCAGGTTTGATCCAGACGTTTCTTGCCGGTTATCTGGTGCAGTCATTACTGTTCGATAAAGCAATTCCTACCGACGCGCTGATGATCAGTTCCATCCTCGGCTTTATCTCTATCCCGCTGTTGGGCTGGCTGTCTGACAAAGTCGGGCGTCGTCTGCCGTACATCATTCTCAACATCTCCGCCATTATTCTGGCCTACCCGATGCTGTCGATTATCGTTGATAAAAGCTATGCGCCGGGTGTGATCATGATGTCCATCATCGTTATCCATAACGTTGCGGTGCTGGGGTTATTCGCGCTGGAAAATATCACTATGGCGGAAATGTTTGGCTCACGTAATCGCTTTACCCGCATGGCTATCTCGAAAGAGGCGGGGGGGCTTGTGGCGGTCGGCTTTGGCCCGGTGCTGGCGGGGATCTTCTGCAATATGACCGGTTCCTGGTGGCCCATTGTTGCGATGCTGGTGGCGTACTCGCTGATTGGGTTGATCTCTGCGGTGTTAATGCCGGAAGTACGTGACCGCGATTTGAGCGAGGCGGAAGATGCGGCTGAAGCAAAAGCTCACAAAGGCAAGGCCGGAGAGAATCAAAAATATGGAGCGCTGTTATGA